CCCAGTTAGATGAAACAATGCAGCAACGCTTATTACAAGAGCAGTTCGACGAATGGTTGCGATCGCACATTCAAGAACTCAATGAATTTGATCAACGCTGGTTTGGAGTTCACCTTGAGCGATCGCTGAATAGTGCTGGCTAGCGGTGGGCTAATATCCAGGTGTAAGAAAATGACAGTCATATCACTCCTATTTCAGTAATGAGTGTTGTATTAGAAACATCCAGGTTGTACTTACGACCCTGCCAACTTGACGATCTAACGGTTGTTCACCCCCTATGGACAAACGATCGCATTCGCTATTTTCTATTTGATGATCGTGTGATTTCACTCGATGAGACGCGATCATTTATTGATGATAGTCTGACGAACTTTGATCAATACGGCTATGGAATTTGGTTAGTTTATACACGCCCTGATCTGGGTCTCATCGGGTTTGCAGGATGCTTGCGATCGGACGATGAAACCCCCGGTTTGATCTATGGAATTCGTCCAGATTATTGCAATAGGGGTTATGCGACTGAGGCTATGAACTCCGTACTGAATTACGTCTCTACTCTGCCATTGACGCA
This genomic stretch from Oscillatoria sp. FACHB-1407 harbors:
- a CDS encoding GNAT family N-acetyltransferase; the encoded protein is MSVVLETSRLYLRPCQLDDLTVVHPLWTNDRIRYFLFDDRVISLDETRSFIDDSLTNFDQYGYGIWLVYTRPDLGLIGFAGCLRSDDETPGLIYGIRPDYCNRGYATEAMNSVLNYVSTLPLTHVVADVDEPNEASIQVLKKLGMKQTKRDIIHGRPLLYFEYELEKNGDDAP